One part of the [Pantoea] beijingensis genome encodes these proteins:
- the ispF gene encoding 2-C-methyl-D-erythritol 2,4-cyclodiphosphate synthase, translated as MRIGHGFDVHAFGGEGPLVIGGVRIPYEKGLLAHSDGDVALHALTDALLGAAALGDIGKLFPDTDPAHKGADSRGLLREAWKKVYAKGYRLGNVDVTIIAQAPKMLPHVPQMRINIAEDLGCHMDDVNVKATTTEKLGFTGRGEGIACEAVALIFKAGS; from the coding sequence GGTCACGGTTTTGATGTTCACGCGTTTGGTGGAGAAGGACCGCTGGTGATTGGCGGCGTGCGAATTCCTTACGAAAAGGGACTGTTAGCTCACTCTGATGGGGATGTTGCCCTGCATGCGTTGACGGATGCACTGCTAGGTGCTGCTGCATTAGGTGATATTGGCAAATTGTTTCCGGACACCGATCCCGCCCATAAGGGCGCTGATAGTCGGGGACTGTTGCGTGAAGCATGGAAAAAAGTTTATGCGAAAGGGTACAGGCTGGGGAATGTTGACGTAACCATCATTGCTCAGGCACCTAAAATGCTGCCGCATGTCCCGCAGATGCGCATTAATATTGCAGAAGATCTGGGCTGCCATATGGATGACGTCAATGTGAAAGCCACTACGACGGAAAAGTTGGGCTTCACCGGGCGCGGAGAAGGCATTGCTTGTGAGGCCGTTGCGCTTATTTTTAAGGCAGGTTCCTGA
- a CDS encoding EAL domain-containing protein produces MKDGNAYLFSFEPIYTVSGSLFAFELMTRCAAVENPNGCQQALSAGDCQRSVTQKITLFEEQIGVISDRFFSDKDAPIISVNIDTDISKYILGNLSMRNMLKKMPRLRFEVNEEIFHLNSTDAENWKKITQYCPVWLDRFGFGNSSLITVIDGHFEYVKISKDFFCKYKESTALRKLLDYIKPYCKGIIVEGAGTSSFRDLLTSLQIFALQGGFLLIDI; encoded by the coding sequence ATGAAAGATGGTAATGCTTATCTGTTTAGCTTTGAACCAATCTACACTGTTTCTGGCTCACTCTTTGCATTTGAGCTAATGACTCGATGCGCGGCTGTAGAAAATCCGAACGGATGTCAACAGGCATTGAGTGCAGGAGATTGCCAACGTTCTGTCACTCAGAAAATCACACTCTTTGAAGAGCAGATCGGTGTTATCAGCGATAGATTTTTTTCTGATAAGGACGCGCCCATTATTTCTGTCAATATTGACACTGACATTTCGAAATACATCCTGGGTAATTTATCAATGCGCAATATGCTGAAGAAAATGCCGAGATTACGATTTGAAGTTAATGAGGAAATCTTTCATCTCAACAGTACTGATGCAGAGAACTGGAAAAAAATTACACAATATTGTCCGGTTTGGCTTGATCGGTTTGGATTCGGAAATTCAAGTCTTATTACAGTAATTGATGGGCATTTCGAATATGTCAAAATTAGCAAGGATTTTTTCTGTAAGTATAAAGAAAGTACAGCTTTAAGAAAATTGCTGGATTATATCAAGCCTTACTGCAAGGGTATTATTGTAGAAGGCGCGGGAACTTCCTCTTTCAGAGATCTTTTAACCTCCCTGCAAATATTTGCATTGCAGGGAGGTTTTTTACTTATTGATATATAA
- a CDS encoding BapA/Bap/LapF family large adhesin: MNNISITEKGSGNTSSLNAEEVNLDSPSIVKLQLERRDIASFNRSGNDLVVTLHSGEKLELKNFFLADAQGNTSDLVLEDEQGALWWVQDPGAGFHFESISGLEDLMIAGEGSGYTGPLAMAAAGAVGIAAMFLGANNSDGHSNTETIDDSDSDADSDSDADSDADADADADADADSDSDSDADADADSDSDSDADADADSDSDSDADADADSDSDSDADADADSDSDSDADADADSDSDADADADADSDSDADADADADSDSDADADADADADADSDSDSDADADADSDSDSDSDADADADADADSDSDSDADADADSDSDSDADADADSDSDSDADADADSDSDSDADADADSDSDSDADADADSDSDSDADADADSDSDSDADADADSDSDSDADADADSDSDSDADADADSDSDSDADADADSDSDSDADADADSDSDSDADADADSDSDSDADADADADSDSDSDADADADSDSDSDSDADADADADSDSDSDADADADADSDSDSDADADADSDSDSDADADADSDSDSDADADADSDSDSDADADADSDSDSDADADADSDSDSDADADADSDSDSDADADADSDSDSDADADADSDSDSDADADADSDSDSDADADADSDSDSDADADADSDSDSDSDADADADSDSDSDADADADSDSDSDSDADADADADSDSDSDADADADSDSDADADADADSDSDSDADADADSDSDSDADADADSDSDSDADADADSDSDSDSDADADADADSDSDSDSDADADADADSDSDSDSDADADADADSDSDADADADSDSDSDSDADADADSDSDSDADADADADSDSDSDADADADSDSDSDADADADADSDSDSDSDADADADADSDSDSDSDADADADADSDSDSDSDADADADADSDSDSDSDADADADADSDSDSDSDADADADADSDSDSDSDADADADADSDSDADADADADADSDSDSDSDSDADADADADSDSDSDSDADADADADSDSDSDSDADADADADSDSDSDSDADADADADSDSDADADADSDSDADADADADSDSDADADADADSDSDADADADADSDSDADADADADSDSDADADADADSDSDADADADADSDSDADADADADSDSDADSDSDSDIPGAVDDKATLEIGTSVETTDHGASSKSGFLLANLGLGEVLDVTLIDLQNQATFSVDDNESRSITVQASAGGLSVLSTFDLFIYRFNEDTQKYEQYQHLDDWLRVVAIGGRSEELTLTLPKGDYVFLLQADQGLSVATGYTLNVLEDISHTVETSSGSVDGNVITGDSEGTGGDTAPAGSVISSVNGIAINADGTTEIEGKYGTLTIDAQGNYTYTLTEGLPPSSITGPENFNYVLTGPGGQNSSATLTVDLTLPEVQAVDDQATLDVRTVVEETDHGASAKAGVLLANLGLGDVLDVTLVDLQNQAQFNVADDSVRTVTVQASAGGLSVLSTFDLFIYQFNEDTQKYEQYQHIDNWLRILAVGGRSEELTLTLPKGDYVFLLQADQGLSVATGYVLNVLHDVTHAVETSTGSVDGNVITGGDEGIGGDSGPAGTLISTVNDVVISPKGTTEIEGKYGTLTIDAQGNYTYALTQGLPPSSITGPEIFNYVLAGIDGSKSAATLTINLELPDIQAVDDVVSLEASALQVESEHSEPGTSVSWQSALFNSTTGTASSTFHIDDGVALKDMALGINISGAALTGVNITYTIADANGTVLVTNTVSGGTLLGSNPSISLGGLELTEGDYTLTLSGRVGPLAIGTVTISSTVTGTEVALSEFHTGDSITVEGHIFDGSGSEGIPDEISSLYTTLTITDANGTDTTLVQEEGSSTVDIAGHYGTLTLSTDGSYSYSLNEGINIADITEKEAFNYTLTAQDGSTSSATLTVNLDLTIEGSRHDDTASSSAYDDTFTLGAGSDTVIFNLLDADDAAGGNGTDNTWTDFSVADNDHIDVSKLLSGWDGSSADIGNFVSVEHTDSGDTVVSIDRDGAGDQFNSTQLITLEGVEVTLDELLQQNSSSSDA; this comes from the coding sequence ATGAACAATATATCGATAACTGAGAAAGGTAGTGGCAACACTTCCAGTCTCAATGCTGAAGAGGTCAATTTAGATTCTCCCAGCATAGTTAAATTACAACTGGAAAGGCGCGATATTGCGTCTTTTAACCGATCTGGTAACGATCTCGTCGTTACTCTCCATTCTGGTGAAAAACTCGAGCTGAAAAATTTTTTCCTGGCGGATGCGCAAGGGAATACCAGCGATTTAGTATTGGAAGATGAACAGGGAGCGTTGTGGTGGGTACAGGATCCCGGGGCTGGATTCCATTTTGAGTCGATATCTGGCCTTGAAGATCTCATGATTGCGGGAGAAGGTTCTGGCTACACCGGGCCTTTGGCCATGGCTGCCGCTGGTGCGGTAGGCATCGCCGCAATGTTCCTTGGCGCGAATAATAGCGATGGTCATTCTAATACTGAAACCATCGACGATTCCGACAGCGATGCAGATTCTGACAGTGACGCAGATTCTGACGCTGACGCTGACGCTGACGCGGATGCGGATGCCGACAGCGACTCGGATTCAGATGCGGATGCGGACGCCGACAGCGATTCTGATTCTGACGCGGATGCGGACGCCGACAGCGATTCTGATTCTGACGCGGATGCGGATGCCGACAGCGACTCGGATTCAGATGCGGATGCGGATGCCGACAGCGATTCGGATTCAGATGCCGACGCGGATGCCGACAGTGACTCGGATGCCGATGCCGATGCGGATGCCGACAGTGACTCGGATGCAGATGCCGACGCGGATGCTGACAGTGACTCGGATGCAGATGCCGATGCGGACGCTGACGCGGACGCCGACAGCGACTCAGATTCAGATGCGGATGCGGACGCCGACAGTGATTCGGATTCTGACTCTGACGCCGATGCCGATGCCGATGCGGACGCTGACAGTGACTCGGATTCCGACGCGGATGCGGACGCCGACAGTGACTCGGATTCAGATGCGGATGCGGATGCCGACAGTGACTCGGACTCTGACGCCGATGCGGATGCTGACAGCGATTCTGATTCTGACGCCGATGCCGACGCCGACAGCGACTCGGATTCCGACGCGGACGCCGACGCCGACAGTGACTCGGATTCAGATGCGGATGCGGATGCCGACAGCGATTCCGATTCTGACGCGGATGCGGATGCCGACAGTGACTCGGACTCTGACGCCGATGCGGATGCTGACAGCGACTCGGATTCAGATGCGGATGCGGATGCCGACAGTGACTCGGACTCCGATGCCGATGCGGATGCGGACAGCGATTCTGATTCTGACGCCGATGCCGACGCCGACAGCGATTCGGATTCAGATGCTGATGCGGATGCCGACAGCGATTCGGATTCAGATGCTGACGCGGATGCAGACGCCGACAGCGATTCGGATTCAGATGCTGATGCAGACGCCGACAGTGACTCGGATTCTGACTCTGACGCCGATGCTGATGCGGATGCTGACAGTGACTCGGACTCTGACGCCGATGCGGATGCGGACGCCGACAGCGATTCGGACTCTGACGCGGATGCGGACGCCGACAGTGACTCGGATTCAGATGCGGATGCCGACGCCGACAGCGACTCGGATTCAGATGCGGATGCGGATGCCGACAGCGATTCGGACTCTGACGCGGACGCGGACGCCGACAGTGACTCGGATTCAGATGCGGATGCGGACGCCGACAGCGATTCGGACTCTGACGCGGATGCTGACGCCGACAGTGACTCGGATTCAGATGCGGATGCAGACGCCGACAGTGACTCGGATTCAGATGCGGATGCGGACGCCGACAGCGATTCGGACTCTGACGCGGATGCTGACGCCGACAGTGACTCGGATTCAGATGCGGATGCGGACGCCGACAGCGATTCTGATTCTGACGCGGATGCGGATGCCGACAGTGACTCGGATTCTGACTCTGACGCCGATGCGGACGCCGACAGCGATTCGGACTCTGACGCGGATGCGGATGCCGACAGCGATTCGGATTCTGACTCTGACGCCGATGCGGATGCGGATGCTGACAGCGATTCCGATTCTGACGCGGATGCGGATGCCGACAGCGACTCGGATGCAGATGCGGATGCGGATGCCGACAGTGACTCGGACTCCGATGCCGATGCGGATGCGGACAGCGATTCTGATTCTGACGCCGATGCCGACGCCGACAGCGATTCGGATTCAGATGCTGATGCAGACGCCGACAGTGACTCGGATTCTGACTCTGACGCCGATGCGGATGCGGATGCTGACAGTGATTCGGATTCTGACTCTGACGCCGATGCTGATGCGGACGCCGACAGCGACTCTGATTCTGACTCTGACGCCGATGCGGATGCGGATGCTGACAGTGACTCTGACGCCGACGCGGATGCAGACAGTGACTCGGACTCGGACTCTGACGCCGATGCGGATGCAGACAGCGATTCTGATTCTGACGCCGATGCGGATGCCGACGCCGACAGTGACTCGGACTCTGACGCCGATGCGGATGCAGACAGCGATTCTGATTCTGACGCCGATGCGGATGCGGACGCCGACAGTGACTCTGATTCTGACTCTGACGCCGATGCTGATGCGGACGCCGACAGTGACTCGGATTCTGACTCTGACGCCGATGCGGATGCGGACGCCGACAGTGACTCGGATTCTGACTCTGACGCCGATGCTGATGCGGATGCCGACAGTGACTCGGATTCTGACTCTGACGCCGATGCGGATGCGGACGCCGACAGTGACTCGGATTCTGACTCTGACGCCGATGCGGATGCGGACGCCGACAGTGACTCTGATTCTGACTCTGACGCCGATGCGGATGCGGATGCTGACAGTGACTCTGACGCTGACGCCGATGCGGATGCGGACGCCGACAGTGACTCGGATTCTGACTCTGACTCTGACGCCGATGCGGATGCGGATGCCGACAGTGACTCGGATTCTGACTCTGACGCCGATGCGGATGCGGATGCCGACAGTGACTCGGATTCTGACTCTGACGCCGATGCTGATGCGGACGCCGACAGCGACTCTGATTCTGACTCTGACGCCGATGCGGATGCGGATGCTGACAGTGACTCTGACGCCGACGCGGATGCCGACAGTGACTCGGATGCAGATGCCGACGCGGATGCTGACAGTGACTCGGATGCAGATGCCGACGCGGATGCTGACAGTGACTCGGATGCAGATGCCGATGCGGATGCTGACAGTGACTCGGATGCAGATGCCGACGCGGATGCTGACAGCGACTCGGATGCAGATGCCGATGCGGATGCTGACAGCGACTCGGATGCAGATGCCGATGCGGATGCTGACAGCGACTCGGATGCAGACGCCGATGCGGATGCTGACAGTGACTCTGATGCCGATTCAGACAGCGACTCAGATATACCCGGAGCGGTAGACGATAAAGCGACCCTTGAAATTGGCACCAGTGTTGAAACTACAGACCACGGTGCTTCATCGAAAAGTGGTTTCCTGCTGGCTAACCTCGGGCTGGGTGAAGTATTGGATGTGACGCTGATTGATTTGCAGAATCAGGCCACATTCTCGGTAGACGATAATGAATCGCGTAGCATCACGGTACAGGCGAGTGCGGGAGGGCTTTCAGTTCTGTCCACTTTTGACCTGTTTATCTACCGGTTCAATGAAGATACGCAGAAATATGAGCAGTATCAGCATCTCGATGACTGGTTAAGGGTTGTAGCAATTGGTGGCCGTTCGGAAGAACTGACGCTGACGCTACCTAAAGGAGATTATGTCTTCCTGCTGCAAGCCGATCAGGGACTATCGGTAGCAACGGGCTATACGTTGAACGTATTGGAAGATATCTCTCATACCGTAGAAACCTCTTCTGGAAGCGTGGACGGTAATGTTATTACCGGAGACAGCGAGGGAACAGGTGGTGATACCGCTCCTGCAGGCAGTGTCATTAGCAGTGTCAACGGCATAGCCATCAATGCTGACGGAACCACGGAGATTGAGGGTAAATACGGTACGTTAACGATCGATGCGCAAGGTAACTATACCTATACGCTTACGGAGGGTCTGCCGCCGTCCTCAATTACCGGGCCGGAAAACTTCAACTATGTCCTGACCGGCCCTGGCGGTCAAAACAGCTCGGCTACGTTGACTGTTGATCTGACACTTCCGGAAGTTCAGGCTGTTGACGATCAGGCGACGCTGGATGTCAGAACTGTTGTGGAAGAAACCGACCATGGCGCTTCAGCAAAAGCCGGTGTGCTGCTAGCCAACCTCGGTCTGGGGGACGTGCTGGATGTGACGTTAGTCGATCTACAGAATCAGGCACAATTCAATGTTGCCGATGATTCAGTGCGTACCGTGACGGTGCAGGCGAGTGCGGGTGGTCTTTCAGTACTCTCCACCTTTGACCTGTTTATCTATCAATTTAATGAGGATACGCAGAAGTACGAGCAATATCAGCACATTGATAACTGGTTAAGGATCCTGGCGGTCGGCGGTCGTTCGGAAGAGCTAACGTTAACGCTGCCTAAAGGGGATTATGTCTTCCTGCTACAGGCTGATCAGGGACTTTCGGTAGCAACTGGCTACGTGCTGAATGTTCTGCATGATGTAACCCACGCAGTTGAGACGAGCACTGGTTCTGTCGACGGCAATGTCATTACCGGTGGTGATGAGGGCATCGGAGGTGACTCAGGACCGGCAGGTACGTTAATTTCCACGGTAAACGATGTGGTGATATCACCGAAGGGTACCACGGAGATTGAGGGCAAATATGGCACGCTGACGATTGATGCACAGGGTAATTATACCTATGCCTTAACGCAGGGCTTACCCCCCTCCAGCATTACCGGGCCGGAGATCTTTAACTATGTACTGGCCGGTATTGATGGTTCAAAAAGCGCGGCAACACTGACGATCAATCTGGAACTGCCGGATATTCAGGCGGTAGATGATGTCGTCTCTCTGGAAGCCTCAGCACTACAGGTGGAGAGTGAGCATAGTGAGCCGGGGACCTCGGTAAGCTGGCAAAGTGCGCTGTTTAACTCAACAACCGGCACGGCGAGCAGTACGTTCCATATAGATGATGGTGTGGCGCTGAAGGATATGGCGTTGGGTATCAATATCAGTGGCGCTGCGCTCACTGGTGTGAACATCACTTATACCATCGCTGATGCGAACGGCACGGTACTTGTCACAAATACGGTCTCTGGCGGGACCTTACTTGGCAGCAATCCATCAATTTCTCTGGGAGGACTTGAGCTGACAGAAGGGGATTATACCCTGACGCTTAGCGGCAGAGTGGGGCCGCTGGCTATCGGTACGGTGACAATTTCCTCTACTGTGACCGGAACCGAAGTGGCGTTAAGTGAATTCCATACCGGTGATTCGATAACGGTCGAAGGGCATATCTTCGATGGTTCCGGTTCAGAGGGCATACCGGATGAAATTTCATCGCTGTACACCACTCTGACGATCACTGACGCCAATGGTACGGATACTACGCTGGTTCAAGAGGAGGGCAGTTCTACCGTCGATATTGCTGGTCACTACGGTACGCTGACGCTCAGTACTGATGGCAGCTATAGCTACAGTCTGAATGAAGGTATCAACATAGCGGATATTACGGAGAAAGAGGCGTTTAACTATACCCTGACGGCACAGGATGGCAGTACATCAAGTGCGACCCTGACGGTCAATCTTGACCTGACTATTGAGGGAAGTCGTCATGACGATACGGCAAGCAGCTCGGCTTATGATGATACTTTCACCTTAGGTGCGGGCAGTGACACGGTGATCTTTAATCTGCTGGATGCAGATGACGCAG
- the truD gene encoding tRNA pseudouridine(13) synthase TruD, with the protein MDMLNLTRLYGKPAASGKLKANPEDFVVIEDLGYRPDGDGEQLLVRIRKKGCNTRFVAEALAKFVGIHARDVSFAGMKDRHAVTEQWFCLRLPGKVTPDLSAFDLEGCEVLESGRHRRKLRIGALQGNAFKLVLRNVSDRAAVEQRLEQIRVNGVPNYFGLQRFGHSGNNLLQATRWAEGSIQVRERSKRSFLLSATRSALFNWVVSERLAQQHSLCQVMKGDALQLTGRGSWFVANAEESDMLQQRVHHNELRITAPLPGSGEWGSRDDALAFEQQCLVAETRLMALLERERIEAARRAMLVIPDQLRWNWWDDATLEMNFWLPAGSFATSVVREILEQQSDDVEISE; encoded by the coding sequence ATGGATATGCTGAATCTCACCCGGCTGTACGGCAAACCGGCAGCGAGCGGTAAGCTGAAGGCCAATCCTGAAGATTTTGTTGTCATCGAGGATCTTGGGTATCGTCCGGATGGGGATGGCGAGCAATTGCTAGTACGCATTCGCAAAAAGGGCTGCAACACACGTTTTGTGGCGGAGGCGCTGGCAAAATTTGTCGGAATTCACGCAAGGGACGTAAGCTTTGCGGGGATGAAAGATCGCCATGCTGTGACTGAGCAGTGGTTTTGCCTGCGTTTACCGGGAAAAGTGACGCCAGATTTATCGGCTTTCGATCTGGAAGGATGCGAAGTGCTTGAAAGTGGACGCCATCGACGCAAACTCCGCATCGGCGCGTTACAGGGCAATGCTTTTAAACTGGTGTTACGCAATGTTAGCGATCGTGCGGCGGTAGAACAGCGCCTGGAGCAAATCCGGGTTAATGGAGTACCTAACTATTTTGGTCTGCAGCGCTTTGGCCATTCGGGTAATAATTTGCTGCAGGCAACCCGCTGGGCTGAAGGTTCGATCCAGGTGCGCGAGCGTAGCAAGCGCAGTTTCTTATTGTCTGCTACGCGTAGCGCATTATTTAATTGGGTGGTCAGCGAACGTTTGGCACAGCAACATTCGCTTTGTCAGGTAATGAAAGGTGATGCATTACAGCTAACCGGGCGTGGCAGCTGGTTTGTGGCCAATGCCGAAGAGTCAGACATGCTGCAGCAACGCGTTCATCATAATGAACTACGCATCACTGCGCCACTTCCCGGCAGTGGTGAATGGGGAAGTCGTGATGATGCGCTGGCATTCGAGCAGCAGTGTTTGGTGGCAGAAACGCGGTTAATGGCATTACTTGAACGTGAACGCATAGAAGCAGCAAGGCGCGCGATGTTGGTTATTCCCGATCAGTTACGCTGGAACTGGTGGGATGATGCCACTCTTGAAATGAATTTTTGGCTCCCCGCAGGAAGTTTTGCCACCAGTGTGGTACGTGAGATCCTTGAACAACAAAGCGATGATGTAGAGATCTCGGAGTAA